A region of Toxorhynchites rutilus septentrionalis strain SRP chromosome 1, ASM2978413v1, whole genome shotgun sequence DNA encodes the following proteins:
- the LOC129761860 gene encoding mediator of RNA polymerase II transcription subunit 8 codes for MQREEKQLDMLLEAVLNRLNDIKHSIGTMIHRLENEYETINWPTFLDNFALISGHLTGLTKILSSEIGTPLRNLTVLPLLLTPERDEPLLQLTEGRIPVFSHDLVPDYLRTKPDPGAESRMATHEAKANNLLTETAMKQVAQYTKVISHVWDIVSKAKEEWDSEASRPGIQQTSSMADTQALVAAVGLGNGLAIVGPGGVPNSGIMIPPAIRQASPMSAVSPSGAGPLGKMPSGIKTNIKSANQVHPYR; via the exons ATGCAGCGTGAAGAAAAACAGCTGGACATGCTTCTGGAGGCTGTCCTTAATCGATTAAACGATATAAAGCACTCGATAGGAACGATGATTCACCGGCTCGAGAATGAATATGAAACTATCAATTGGCCCACATTTCTGGATAACTTTGCGCTTATCTCCGGCCAT TTAACCGGTTTGACAAAAATTCTATCTTCCGAAATTGGTACACCACTCCGTAATCTAACCGTGCTTCCATTACTGCTCACGCCGGAACGCGACGAACCTCTGTTGCAGCTTACGGAAGGCCGCATCCCTGTCTTCTCCCACGATCTCGTGCCGGACTATCTGCGCACAAAACCGGACCCCGGGGCTGAGTCCCGAATGGCGACGCACGAAGCCAAAGCCAACAACCTGCTGACGGAAACGGCCATGAAACAGGTGGCCCAGTACACCAAGGTCATTTCGCACGTTTGGGACATAGTGAGCAAGGCGAAAGAGGAATGGGATTCGGAAGCATCGCGACCGGGTATCCAGCAGACCAGCTCGATGGCCGATACGCAAGCACTGGTTGCCGCCGTTGGTTTGGGCAACGGTTTGGCCATCGTTGGACCGGGTGGTGTGCCCAACAGTGGCATCATGATTCCCCCCGCGATTCGACAGGCTTCACCGATGAGTGCCGTGTCGCCTTCCGGAGCTGGACCGCTCGGGAAGATGCCCTCCGGTATTAAGACAAATATCAAGTCCGCAAATCAAGTGCATCCCTATCGTTAA
- the LOC129761857 gene encoding tyramine beta-hydroxylase, with protein MSISKCQRRKHRLQIVLAVAVVLVAGIHHHHHHVSCFNISSTQIHSLNLDQHKLKLTWMMDWYKHEVLFHVQNTFLHGRYKFFAIGFSPRGELKRTDLCLFTTGGGGIYNQALDAYTSRDFNRIYVDSIQNCDVMRMDDKSVAFRRKFETGDPQDVAIHGGTMYVTWLRGMTELDLSRNWTVMPVIDKRDMGVLTAQILRADAIAIPEKKSVVKKVDIALKQVHVPGVETTYWCKVQRLESWLVSKKHHIVQFEPIIKNEHLVHHMEVFQCVADPSHEIPLYEGSCADMPQEAKVCSKVMALWAMGAGPFTYPHETGLPLGGKNFNPYIRLEVHFNNPDLKTGVVDSSGMRINVVSKLRKYDAAIMELGLEYTDKMAIPPGQIAFPLTGYCIAECTKVALPAGGVTIFGSQLHTHLRGVRVFTRHFRNGVELREVNRDDFYSHHYQEIRQLRYRPKVLPGDALMTTCYYDTRGYENATLGGFAISDEMCVNYIHYYPASDLELCKSAISEKSLYNYFKYMKEVEKQATVDPDGARSENYRSIQWTKTRAEQLFEYYLEEPLSMQCNRSDGMRYEGFDWEGAPITEFSPPRKTLKTSSRVSPELKWFKPLEVGKCDAFGECIYADEKLKE; from the exons ACATCTCCTCGACGCAGATCCACTCACTCAATCTGGACCAGCACAAACTCAAGCTCACGTGGATGATGGACTGGTACAAGCATGAGGTGCTGTTCCACGTGCAGAACACCTTCCTCCACGGCCGATACAAATTCTTCGCCATCGGGTTCTCCCCGCGGGGTGAACTGAAGCGAACCGATCTGTGCCTTTTTACCACCGGTGGCGGTGGTATATACAACCAGGCACTCGACGCGTACACCTCGCGGGACTTCAATCGGATCTACGTCGATAGCATACAGAACTGTGACGTGATGCGGATGGACGACAAATCGGTAGCCTTCCGGAGAAAGTTCGAAACCGGCGACCCACAGGATGTGGCcatacatggtgggacaatgTATGTCACTTGGTTGCGGGGAATGACGGAGCTGGACTTGTCCAGGAACTGGACAGTGATGCCAGTCATTGACAAGCGTGATATGGGCGTTCTGACGGCGCAAATCTTACGAGCGGATGCGATCGCCATTCCGGAGAAGAAATCCGtcgtcaaaaaagtggacatTGCTTTGAAACAGGTGCACGTGCCTGGCGTTGAAACCACTTACTGGTGTAAGGTTCAGCGGCTTGAATCGTGGTTAGTTTCGAAGAAGCATCACATTGTTCAGTTTGAACCCATCATCAAAAACGAACACCTTGTGCATCACATGGAAGTGTTCCAATGCGTTGCGGATCCCAGCCATGAGATTCCCCTGTACGAGGGAAGCTGCGCCGATATGCCACAGGAGGCTAAGGTTTGCAGTAAAGTGATGGCCCTGTGGGCTATGGGCGCCGGTCCGTTTACATATCCCCACGAAACGGGCCTCCCACTGGGAGGGAAAAACTTCAATCCCTACATTAGGCTAGAAGTACACTTTAATAATCCTGATTTGAAAACCGGTGTGGTCGACAGCTCTGGGATGAGAATCAACGTGGTTTCGAAGCTGCGCAAATACGATGCCGCCATTATGGAGCTTGGTCTGGAGTACACCGATAAGATGGCCATTCCACCGGGACAGATTGCATTCCCGCTAACGGGCTACTGCATAGCGGAGTGTACTAAAGTCGCTCTGCCGGCGGGAGGTGTTACGATTTTCGGGTCCCAATTGCATACCCATCTGAGAGGGGTCAGGGTGTTTACCCGACACTTCCGCAATGGTGTGGAACTGAGAGAGGTTAATAGAGACGATTTTTATTCGCACCACTATCAAGAGATTCGACAGCTACGCTATCGGCCCAAGGTTCTACCG GGCGATGCGCTGATGACGACCTGCTATTACGATACTCGTGGATATGAGAATGCGACACTTGGTGGATTTGCAATTAGCGATGAAATGTGTGTGAATTACATTCACTACTATCCCGCGTCCGACCTGGAGCTCTGTAAAAGTGCCATATCGGAGAAATCCCTCTACAATTACTTCAAGTATATGAAAGA AGTCGAGAAACAGGCCACAGTTGATCCGGACGGAGCTCGCTCGGAGAACTACCGTTCCATTCAATGGACGAAAACCCGCGCCGAACAATTGTTCGAGTACTATCTGGAGGAACCTCTCAGCATGCAATGCAATCGGTCTGATGGAATGCGCTACGAAGGATTCGATTGGGAAGGAGCACCGATAACGGAATTCAGCCCGCCGAGGAAAACACTCAAAACGTCCAGCAGGGTCTCACCCGAGCTGAAGTGGTTTAAACCGTTGGAAGTCGGCAAATGCGATGCCTTCGGCGAATGTATTTATGCCGATGAAAAACTCAAGGAGTAG